A portion of the Homalodisca vitripennis isolate AUS2020 chromosome 2, UT_GWSS_2.1, whole genome shotgun sequence genome contains these proteins:
- the LOC124356219 gene encoding beta-1,3-galactosyltransferase 5-like, whose product MTFDHSFVFGMRVNRNVVCYSIIIVCIIWCTCIMYFLNPLNIGNPSHTEEYQEDEAEYVYEFLFGLRKTPATTKVGLEVGLRKRGLRTMRSKYTPGHKLNASHICKDQGANLSLLIVVTSAPYHFGDRLDIRRTWGQLGKQMNVAIAFFVGQTNSFYTSRKILEEEYTYGDIIQGNFIDIYNHLSLKTLSILEWANRYCSRVKFLLKTDDDMFINVPLLLNLIAKDLDIHRSIMGSLSNNLTPVRDTSSKYYLSLGDFPLAEFPQFVCGPAYLMTSDVISELYNHALNSAFFKLEDVLFTGIFARSLKIDLVNIKGFVKQDVGFDNCQVKQAYAIHDVKHNEKFLYWKLFLEENCVEKEQHNLNLDMTHFINITLWRTA is encoded by the coding sequence ATGACGTTTGATCATTCCTTTGTATTCGGTATGAGGGTTAACCGGAATGTAGTATGTTACTCTATAATTATAGTATGTATTATCTGGTGCACGTGTATCATGTATTTCTTAAATCCATTGAACATTGGAAATCCGAGCCATACTGAAGAGTACCAGGAAGACGAAGCTGAATATGTTTATGAATTCCTTTTTGGACTTCGAAAAACACCCGCTACAACGAAAGTTGGATTAGAAGTTGGTTTAAGAAAAAGAGGGTTAAGGACAATGAGAAGTAAATACACGCCAGGACACAAATTGAATGCCTCTCACATTTGTAAGGACCAAGGAGCAAACTTGAGTCTGCTGATAGTGGTTACATCCGCTCCTTATCACTTCGGGGACCGCTTAGACATCCGCCGCACGTGGGGCCAACTCGGGAAACAAATGAACGTCGCCATAGCATTTTTTGTAGGACAAACTAATTCTTTCTACACCTCAAGGAAGATTCTAGAAGAAGAATACACGTACGGAGATATCATCCAAGGTAACTTTATAGACATTTACAACCATTTGTCACTGAAGACCTTGTCGATTTTGGAGTGGGCAAATAGATACTGTTCGCGAGTGaagtttttactaaaaactgACGACGACATGTTCATAAATGTGCCGTTATTATTAAATCTGATTGCTAAAGATTTAGACATCCACAGGTCTATAATGGGCAGTCTATCAAACAACTTGACCCCAGTACGAGATACTTCCAGCAAGTACTACCTCTCCCTAGGTGACTTTCCACTAGCCGAGTTTCCACAGTTTGTGTGTGGTCCAGCCTACCTGATGACATCCGATGTCATCAGTGAATTGTATAACCACGCCTTGAACTCAGCTTTTTTCAAACTGGAGGACGTGCTTTTCACAGGAATATTTGCCAGGTCGCTCAAAATTGACCTTGTCAACATCAAGGGATTCGTGAAGCAAGACGTTGGTTTTGATAACTGCCAAGTAAAGCAAGCGTATGCTATCCACGATGTAAAGCATAACGAAAAATTCCTTTATTGGAAGTTGTTTTTAGAAGAAAATTGTGTGGAGAAAgaacaacataacctcaatttggATATGACGCATTTCATCAATATCACATTATGGCGTACTGCCTAG